The nucleotide sequence ACACAGTCGTATCCTAAAGACAAtgaaaaatgttttaataatttgGCTGCCAGTGTTCTTCATGCTATACTTCATTAGGCTCACTAAGAACAAGCAAATGCACAATCTAGTTGATTTAGAAAACAGGCCTTTATGAATAGCATACAGAACAATCACAGCTCCAGAAACCTGTTCCTGTAAGCTAACATCCCAGTGAAATAGATGGGTCAAGGCCAcaagaattgtagaatcataatGTAATAAAAGTAATTTATTTCTTACACCCCgtctatctgactgggttacccgagccactctggatggctaataatggtagggttggaagggaccccgaaagtaatctagtccaaccccctacaatgcaggaatgctGCCCGCAGCCGCCCCttggtgggctcgaaccaccaaccttctggttaacagccagatgcgcTGACCCATTGACCTGTTAGGTTCCAAACCCAGCACCAAATATGCCTGTGCATGCCCCTatgctttgtaaaaaaataagGCACAAGAGTATGTGCATGGTATCCCCTAGGTGAAATCCTGCACCAGCTTTACGTAAGCGACTGCTCTCAAGTATGCATCAAACTTTACCCTTCAGGGCGTTTGTTGCTTTCATTCCATATCAACTACTTTCAGGTATGGTTACTTCCTTACCATTCTCTCTGAACAAAGTGCATCATGTCCTCAATGGTTGATCCCTCACAAACCATATAGACACCCCACAATCCAGTATCTGTGTAGCAGGTGTTGAAGGACTGGAAGCTATGGCAAACGTTGCCATGACATGCAACCTGAGCGAGCTTACTAGACAGATTCTGTTGAAATAAAAAGAGGAATATATTTGGGGTAGAATAGGTCACTTCAGTATCATGAAGCTTAGGCACAAATGTCTTCATTCTAGGCACTTCTTAAATGTAGATATTTTTCTACCCCACACTCGTCCATCTACCAGCTTCTAAGTGGCAAGTACTAATCTATAAGAACAAGTTTAGAGACAGACAAATTAAGGTAAAATAATGGTTGTTGGAATTGAAAGGAAACTCGGTTCAGAAGGGGCTTGATTTCTGCCAAGGACAATGTTAACGTATCATTTTCAGGTAACCATTTTTCCCTGCAGGACTAATGGCAACTGGGGGAGGGGACAGAATTTGCCAAGCAAAAGCACAGGTGAAAATAATTCAATCCTTTCGCTTCCCACACAGCATTTAACCTAATATCTCCATATCACATCAGCTTTTGCACTTAAGCAGCAGGAAAATGGATCTACAGGACTCAAAGACTGACTTATTTTCAAATAGCTATAGGAAGTATCAAGACTTGTctctgtttacaaaaaaaaaagatgctgctCGAACTGGGCTCATCTTTCGCAAGGAGACTATATAGACACAACCAACACTGCAACAATCCTTTACTTGAAACTGGTTAGTAATGTTGAGGCTAACTCACCACGCCGCCTCCGAAGGAACGATCCCAGTTGCCTATCAGAGTATTTGCCACCATGAGAGGAATGGTGTCCGGGTGACACCAGCCGGCTGCTTCAACAGCTATCGCAATGTGGGCCAGAGGCATCTTATCATCTCGCACACGAATCTGATAAGGCACCACAAACAAAAGGTTTCAGATACCTTTGAAACAGGCCGTGAAGAACCTCAGGCCCTGGGGCAAAATGCGGCCTGCCAGGTCTGATCCTTGAGACTCCACAACCTCAACCATCTCAGCCACACACCTCTTTCTCCAGGCCCGTACCCCTCTCCAACAcaactttgcaccctccttgagtgcaaTGAACTTGAGAGCCCATGAATTTTGCCCAGATGGATGGGGGACAAAGAGGAGGGTGAGCGATCTAgttagaaactagcctattgtaaTAAAGGTCCTTCATCTCTGCCTCTAGCCTCACCTTCCACTGACATGTGGCCTTTGGAAGTCTGCCCAGGAGGGGTGTGGACCTCTGTCTGAAAAAGGCAGCCCTTTCCCTGCTTTAATGTAACAGCCAAAATGAATGGAAGCTAAAAGGACACACAGCCAAATTTGCCTAATAAACTGAATCAATTATACAGCTTTTATTTCCACTATAATGGCTCGGTAAGAATGTCTAAACAAGAAATCACAGCAACTTAGCAGAGGTTAaatgagaaagggagggaaagtcAAAGCGGCAAAATAAACGGGCCACAAATCCCATGAGTGCTGTAATGCAACACTAATGGTGCTTCAAAAGATGCTGACCTCCTTTGCTCCTTTATCAGGTTTCTCAGCAGCTTTTGCAGCCAAACCAGCATCTCAGCTAACCAGATACCCTGTATAACTATTGCATTATCAGTGATTTTTCAAGCTGCAGCCTCAACTTACTTCACTGCCCGTGAACCGGCAAGGGGGCAAAGCTGGCGCTCCTCCTTTTGCAATAGATGGCAAGTTACCAAAATGGTACTTGGCTAGTTCCAGCAATTCGTCATGAGCGACTCCTAAATGAGTTTCACGTCAGTTTAGGGGTGATATATGTAAATGAATCAGAcaaaaaagcaattaaatatttcattttagaATCCAAAGTAATACTTGGCTAAACATTGACTATTTTATCCTTTCTGATTCTGAACAGTGGAAAGATGTACTTCTTAGTTGTGTAAACATCACAAATACCACAAATACTGTATACATCATACAACAGCAGCATCATACCTCCTGCAGCAGCAAGTACCATTCTGGGTCCTTTATAATGTGTTGTAATATACTCCACCAAGTCATTACGGTTAATGGACCTATAAGCAGATCAgcaaaacagagagaaagaaagaaaagatgatGCATAGGAGGGCAACAGAATGAGATAACTTGTCTACAGTTGAAAGCAGTATGCCACCGTACGAAGTAAAATTGCTTCTGATGTTCAATATGTATAATTTGGGAGGAGGGAATAGCCTTGCTGCTGTTTGCCATGCTACCTTTcaagaggtaaaaaggtaaaggacccctagatggttaagtccagtcaaaggtgactatggggttgtggcgctctcgctttcaggccaaggcagccggtgtttgtccacagacagctttccaggtcatgtggccagcataactaaaccgcttctggtgcaacagaacaccatgacggaaaccagagcgcacggaaatgccgtttaccttcccgccacagtggtccctatatatctacttgcactggtgtgttttcgaactgctaggttggcaggagctgggacagagcaacgggacctcaccctgttgtgtggattcaaaccgctgagcttccaatcagcaagcccaagaggctcagtggtttagacctcagcgccacctgcgtcaacTTTTCAAGAAGAGTCCACTGGGGCCCCATCCCCATACATGGTTTTTATGGCCGGGAGATCTCAGGAGAGAAGTGAAACACTAACAAGCTCCTGTACACTAAGATCAGAGTGCAGAAGAGCAGAGCATTCAAACTCTGAAACAATTAAACAAACTTAGAAGGGTCAAAGTAAATTTGACCAACAACCGTAGTTGATTGCTATGGAGAAGAATTACAAGGATTTGTGTCATCTTCCACTAATCATGTTACAATATCCAAttaagggtataaataaaaattgttccctggaaatactgcatttttctcCAGGTACAAATTGCAACAGATAGTATACTCggcaaaaaaaaatgcaataggtCTGCCAGAAAAAACCCCACCCTGTAATTTCAAGAATGAGATAGACTATGCACAACAATTTCAATTAACTTTCAATTAAGAATAATGAACTATGCAAAAAGGTTAGAACACTGTATTCTTTGGATCACTGAGAGCTcgatttccccccccaaaaaatacagtggtaccttgggttgcggacacgatccgttccggggtgccgttcacatcccgaaaagtctgcaaccagagCGGCGATATCACGCATGCGCGGAAGCGCAATATACTTCTGTGcgtgcggcgaaacccagaagtaaacacttcccaTGTTCGTTATCCGCaccatttgcaacccgcagcgaacgcaacacgaggtatgactgtagtaagcTTTGCTTTGAAAACTGTAATATCATTTAAGATTTTAGcagggagcgcagctatcgtatacccttgaccaaaGAATGGTATACTCCTATCtaggatggtcgtcctcttccactgagtgcgcagctttgggagggagggatgcaTGTGGAGCCATGAGGAAGGAGGGGGGCACCAGATAAgctgaatcaaccctggcgactaatggggtgacagatgtcgcagccagatcgccctcacatcatTGACCATAATAAAACGACTATACTATAAAATATCATTTAAGAATTGGAGCAACAAAAGGGAGGCATACTTTATGTTTTCTGTGGGTCCTAATATGGTCCGTCCCAGTGATGTATTTTGATAAGCCGTGGCATGAAGATAGTCAAAGACAACTTCCTGTAAATTAGTCTCAACTTCCTGCATTTCTCGAAGGATCACTCCTCGCTCCCGTTcaatctctgcctccccaagtGTGCTGTTCTGTATGATATCAGCAAGAATCTCCACAGCTGGAAgtaaaataagaaagaaatacATCTTTTTAGAAAGAAATTGAGGAAATGACCCATTTTATATTTAGAAACAGccaggaaatggggggagggtgcATAACTTTGTGCTCTGGATTTCAGTTTATTTAAAATTCTATCCTTGTCACAGGATCCAGATTTGGAGCCAAATATAGTACACGATAAACCAGAGCTTACTCTGCATATGTGAATCACACCCAAGTTGTTCATCCCATTTGCTATTGGGAGGAAACTAATCACAATCCTTGGCTATCTCAGGAGGGATCAAGGTTTGTTTCACTCTATACAAAAACAATGATAAGCAAAAGTTTATTTCTAGATTACCAATTGTGGTTTCTTTCTTCCACGCACTAGCAGGGAGAAGTGAAGTCACACAAATCAGTCATGCacagtaagccatggtttatacCTGACCATGATGTGCAAACATGGTCATTAAGTAGACTTTCAAGGTTCAACTCCAGCACACTCTTATTTGGGAGGAAGACCCACAGAAATCAAgacttatttccaaataaatcaaGACTACTTCCAAATTGTTTACTACAGTCAGGCCTCAATTTTAAAACAGTATGAAGAGTATGACATAGAAAGGCATAAATAAACAAGCCCAGCACACAGGGCCCCCATCTTGGTGTTTTTGCAGATGCTGAACGGCCAGTTAATCTACTTTCAAGATCAGTTCCTTTAGGAGTTAAAATCTAAATTCCCAAATGTTCCCAAATTCACAATTACCTCTTGGCAGGTCTTTTGAGAAAGCCTTTGCATAATATACAGTTTGTTCTCTTGATGTATAAGCATTAAGGTGAGCTCCCATGTTTTCAATCTCCAGTTCCAGATCCAACTGCGACCTTTTTTTTGTCCCCTGCAATTTAGATAGATATTATTCAAGCTCTAGATAAGAAATAAAAGAGTAAGACTACCTCGGTGGAAAAGGAGGAGATAACTGTGAAATGACGCATTGTATTTCCTTATCAGAAATAAACAATGTAGTTATCCTACATCAGGGACCCCAAATTGATCTAGTCTAGCAAGTCTGTCTTGGATGTCTACTGGATTATCTATTTCCAGTTTGTCAACAATAACCAGGGCAGGTATATAAGGCACCTGCCTCACATAGTGTTTGGTCTATGAGTTGAATTTGATCAAAGAATGGTTTTAGACATCAGGAAAAATACTGCAGTCACCTGAAACACTGTCCCAGCACACACTGTGGACAGCCACATATGTGTGTGCCCAATATTATTACCGGTAAGCAGAAACTCTAGTTGCTTGGGTCCTGGTTACTGTGTGGTTTTACATGACATCATGAAGGAGCCAAAGTCCCCTAAGAAAAAGGGCTCAAAAGTCATTTTTTCTGGTAAGTCCCCAAATGGTTTATGGAGACCTCTTCCCCGAGATACCAAAGCCTTAGGCTTTTTTTATTGGAAACTGTATGTGATATGATTTCAACTAGCCTTTGTTGGATGGGGCCCAGGTTAGTTTACTTACTATTATAGGTCTCATAATTTTAAACAAAGCATTACCCGCCTTGTGCATTAAATACAGAGCAGGCTAAAAATGGTATAGCAGTTAGCTAACAAATTTGAGGACAAAATGATTATCTGCATCTAAAATAGGTAGGTACAGTCCCCCAGGTCTAAATGAGCAAAAATGTATATCCCCAGGGACTATCGTAATGGAACACACAACACAATCTTTTACATGTCTACTCATAGGTTAGTCCCACCAAGTTCAACAAaacttactttcaggtaagtggATAAAAAATTGCAAGGCTACACTTCTGTTATGTTGTTGGAATCTCAGAAGTCACCCAAAATTTAAGAAATAACGTATCAAAACTAATTCCTGTACTACTTGACCTATCACtctcaatattttttaaagccctgtTTTCTTAAGAAAGATCAAAAATTGTCTCAAGTCATCTGGTCCATAAGCTCTTATTTGATTAAAATAACCCAGTTTGTATGGCTCACTCCCCAAACAACAAAGATGGCCAGAAATATACTCAACAACCTTCGAGTTTCACAACCTCTAGATGGAGCAAACAGAAATAGTtcttgaattaaaaaaataagtgtgATCTGAAGTCTTGTGTGGTTGTCTTGTATGATTTGCAGGCAAGCTTTCAGAGTGCAGACAGCTCAATCCCCTGGTAAAGCCCAGCATGCCCCCTTAATGCTGATAGATCTCCATGCTTTTGCCACAACTGTTGTGTGGAACCACTGCGTCACATGCTCTTAAAAGCTTTCTGCAAGTATAGCATGTCATGATGGAGTTGCATACCTCACCAGAATGGAGCACCCGCTACGCATGATGCAGCACCCTGTAATGCAAGGGGCAAGGTCTTCCTAGAGATTATGATGGTTGCGCAGTCAGCAAATTTCACAGGCCACAACATACAATACAAATGGGAGATATCCTTCCGAGGAACAATAAAAGAACTTTATCAGCTTCATCCGGCTGACAAGCTGTAAAGTGACTACCCGTCCTTTAACCTTGGTGGCTACTTTCAAAACCATTAAGCATTAAATACTTGGGCCAAGGTTATTTCCCCACAGCTGCCATTATTGGAACAAGATCTAGATTGCTTACGTGCTTTGACACTGCTTTTTAGTTTTCCAATCTGAAGCTAGGCATAAGGTCTGCTAGTGAATTAAAGATGAACACAAATTAATATTTAATTGGAAAAAACAGCATGGGGAAGTTACTTTGAGAACTTGCCTTAAAAGCCATATGCTCCAGGAAGTGAGCTGTTCCGTTGTTTTTCTCATTTTCATATCTGCTTCCAGCGTCGATCCAAAGTCCCACCTCATTCAAAACAAATCATTAGTCTTACCAACCAATAAAACACAGGCTGAGATTCAATATTCTGTGGAGGCAGAGTGCTCATATCTCTCAAAGGGGCTGGTTGAGAGGCAACAGCCTGCCCAGACTGCAAGATAGTCAGCATGGAGGCGGAGGGGCACAGGAAGCAgtgggagctgatgggagcaaTGGCTGAGGCCCAGGCCAGGGAGGAAGAGTCTGCTCccacagagggggaggaggaggctgcaaaAGAGTCTGAGCCAGGGTTGCTGCAACAGCGCCTCCAGTCGGCACTCCTGGCACTGGCCTCGCCAGTGGTGGGGGGAACATGGCCAGCAGGCAACTGTGGGGCACACGAGGGCAGCCCCAAGGTCTCCCAGTCTGGGTGCCTACCAGTGTGCCTCCCAGCatggctgagagggagggaggggaggagcaacattgccaccaccaccactacccaaggagagaggaagaagaaggcaggAAAGTTCccaaggaagcccccccccccagtatgcacCTCCACACCAGATGCCTAGTCCACCAGCAACACACGTTGCACCTCTGATGTGTGGAAGAGGCATTGGTTCTGTTTAGCAATTAAGGCTGCATTAGGATAATGCAAAAGCAACCCGGACTCAGGAGTGCTGCCATTGCAACCACTTTGCACCAGAAAATCACCACCTGATAATTATCAATGTATTATCACATTGCTGGTGCATAGTGGATCCACCCCACTGATCCACTTTGGTATCTTGGATCAATTTCCAACATCAGAATACCAGCACCGCTGACAACGGCTGCTATTTCCCATGAGAACAGTTTCCCTGCTGATGCAGCAATCAAAGCCATTAGGCCTCAATATAAACAACTATTCTACAAGCCAGAAAAGTTTACAATAAAATCTCCTGCATAAGTAAAGTGTATCcttaaagcagcatcataaaTATTTACTAAGAAGACTTAGCATTTAAATTTTCCTTCAGTGAGGATGCTAATATTGTTATTTTCAAAACCAACTTACCAATATTTGAAAAGGCGAAGATTTAGAAGACCAGGGGAGTATTTCACTCACAACTGTTACTTACTGTGCATGTTGAAATCCCAGAATCTTCAGATGCTACCCTCAAGCCGTTATCTAGAGAAGATACCTTCGTCTCAGGAACATTTAGGGCAATTTGGGATACTGCCTTGGTAGCTCTGAATCTGCTTCTCCCAAGATGTACAGACTATTGGGAAAAAGTGGCCAGTGAGGAGTACGATACAAATGCTTATCTTCACTTACAAGGAAGTAAAgtacatttataaaattatgtgagAGCAAACAGAGTTCCAGTTACTGTTCTATGAGAGTTTACTAAGATAATAAGTGGTCCCCAAAGCTTTGTTCAGTATTTTCTATCTACAGAGAGACATACTGGGAAGCAAACCTATGTGGAGCCCTCACTTTAGGGTTGTTGAGATAACCCTCTCAAATGTTAAAAGAATGCAAAAGGGAGCCACCAGATTGTGTGGGCTGGCTTCTCTGCTTGCCACCTATTACCAATGCACACAGCTTTGGAAGAATTCAGAGCCCCCATATGAAATAGCTCTATGCATGTGGCTACATATGGCCCCTTCTCACAGTCGCTGGAAGTACAGCCAGAAGGCACATCAGTAGCAGAAGAAAGAGCCAGCCCATGACCTTAAAATTTAATGCACAAGAGTGTTCGTGTAAACCCCCCTTTTCATTGTCCGTCACAAACAAAGGACATATGGTTACTGAGTGATGAGAGTAATGTGTTGTGAGATACAATATTCACTGTTGCTTTGGTGTGTTTTGGGGCACATTCTGATACTGAAACTAGGCTTCGACATGAAGGCCACACTCAATAGGAAGACCTAGCTCCTTTCCCCAGAATTACCCTTTAAATAAGGCATTCacgttgcagttacaggtgggtagccgtgctggtctgccatagtcgaaacaaaatagaaaattctttccagtagcaccttagagaccagctgagtttgttcttggtatgagctttcgtgtgcatgcacacttcttcagatacacttcttcagataaactgtttcagtgtttctgaagaagtgtgcatgcacacgaaagctcataccaagaacaaactcagctggtctctaaggtgctactgaattttctattttgcattcACGTTGGAAAAGGTGAAGAATGTCGACTGCTGCTGCGAAGCATCTTTCCCTCTTGACCAAGCTACCTCCTGACCACCACCGCTGGACACTGACAACGCAGAAA is from Lacerta agilis isolate rLacAgi1 chromosome 10, rLacAgi1.pri, whole genome shotgun sequence and encodes:
- the PMPCB gene encoding mitochondrial-processing peptidase subunit beta, whose product is MAAAAGRLAGGRLLWACPGLLLSRTSALGKRSVHLGRSRFRATKAVSQIALNVPETKVSSLDNGLRVASEDSGISTCTVGLWIDAGSRYENEKNNGTAHFLEHMAFKGTKKRSQLDLELEIENMGAHLNAYTSREQTVYYAKAFSKDLPRAVEILADIIQNSTLGEAEIERERGVILREMQEVETNLQEVVFDYLHATAYQNTSLGRTILGPTENIKSINRNDLVEYITTHYKGPRMVLAAAGGVAHDELLELAKYHFGNLPSIAKGGAPALPPCRFTGSEIRVRDDKMPLAHIAIAVEAAGWCHPDTIPLMVANTLIGNWDRSFGGGVNLSSKLAQVACHGNVCHSFQSFNTCYTDTGLWGVYMVCEGSTIEDMMHFVQREWIRLCTSVTESEVARAKNLLKTNMLLQLDGSTPICEDIGRQMLCYNRRIPIPELEARIEAIDAQTIKEVCTKYIYDKCPAIAAVGPLEQLPDYNRLRSGMYWLRA